GGGAAAAACAGGGGGTGATGCTtgcctcccctgcagcccttcTCCACTTGGGGTGGCACAAACACCGAGCAAAAATAAAGTCcgtctcctttttctctcccttgttGCCACATAAGCACAGGAAGAACTGTTTTGGGCTTCATCTAAGCTAAGAAATGAGGAACAGATCCCACCCGGGGCATCACAAGGTGCTGGCCCCTGTCTGAGCACCCTTCCCACCCTGTTCCACCTTCCCTGAACCGCCCGAAGGCTGGGAGTGCTGCGAGATGCCAGCAAGTCCTCCGGGTGATCAGGGAAATGACCCCGTATGCACAGCAATCCTCTTTATTGCTGGCAGGGAAGATATGTACAGGGGAGGAGATTTGTTCTGAAATGAAACCGCGTGCTGTAGGGCCTTTGCTCGTATAAAGGAGGGTGAGATGGTGAGATGAGAGTGAGTTTTGGATCAGCAGCTTCCCAGAGGGTGGCTGGGGATgtgggggggacacagggggtCCCACACACCCCGCAGGGACCCCCGTGCACGTCCGGATCAGGCCAGCGTCCCCGTGGTCCAGGAGCTGGGGGACATCAGCCTGGCCAAGCAGGGTGGGTAgccgcagggctggggaggtgaggGCCCCGCAGTGCTCcggtggggctggcagggaggcacagcagcaggtcccGCAGCCAGGACGTGGTGGGGAGAAAGGGCTGgagatggcagggctggggcaggctccGTGTGGGGGGACGTCGGGGTGGATGGTCCCATCACGCCAGCTGGAGGCAGGGCGAGGGGTGGAGAAAGAAGGGGATGGGGGGACGGCTGCTGCTACATGGCGGTGGTCACCaccctctcctccagctccagcgTGTTCTCGTAGGCGTGCTTGCTCTCCTTGGACCTGTGTTGGGGGAGAAGCACAGGCTGTTAGCTCACCCCAGGGCTACAGCCAGCACCTCCAGGGCCATGGCTGGgtgaggctgtgctgcagcagccccgggaGATGGTGCGCAGGGCGGGCACTGCTGTCCTTCACCACCTTCTGCTTCCCCCTGGGGAGGATAAAAGCCCCAACAACCAGGTGCATGGGATGGGAGACCCAGAGCAGGACAGAGGCCATGGCTCTGCGTGAGCCCAAGAGCCAAAGGGAGGGGTCCTGGGCATGTCCCTCACCTGAAGTCATTTGCGGTGTTCATGTATCTCCCTTCGTGGCCGTTGGACGTGACAGCCTCCTCCTTGCCCCCTGTGGTGACCCCTGACTCAACGTTATCCctgcagggggagaggaaagaggCCATTAACAGAGTAAGAGGAGAGCAGCTCCCGGTGGGGACGATGTGGGACCTTCAGCCAAACCCATGACCCTGGCTGGCTCTGACGGCATCCCAGAAGGATGTGGGACAGCAGAGGCTGAGCCACCCGGCTGGAtttgcagggctgtgcccaTACCTGAGTGCCAAGAGCCATAGCTCACGTTTGCCTCTCGGGGTGGAGGCACTGCCAGGGAACCCCAGCCACAAGCCCTGCTGGGTGCTCCCAGCACCGGGGTCACCGTATCTGTCACACGCGGTGTTTTCCCCTGCTGACTGGTTTTTCCAGTTGCTTTCTGTGTAATCCGCTGCAAAATAATCACCCGCAGTCAGAAGCGACACAGGCAGATAAGCAGGGGCCGTGCCTCCGCCCAGGCCCTGGTGCAGAAGGGCTTGTGCATGCGTGTGTGCACGTCCCCACGCATGCACGTCCCCATGTGTGCACCACTGAGCATCTTCCTCTTGGCTGTGAGGCTGCTCGGCTCCCCGAAGGAGCCATCCCACAGCAAATGGGTGCTCAGCCTTGCTGCCTCCCCGGTGCCTGCCCACGGGCGATTCCCCAGCCTTTCCCAAGGAACAGCCTTGAGCAGGCGGTGGTTCAAGCCCGTATCTGCTGCCAAGGCGGcagtgcagagctggcagcgCACCCAGCCACCGCGTTGCTGCCATCCCTTCTGAACAGAGGCCGGATTCATGAA
This portion of the Oxyura jamaicensis isolate SHBP4307 breed ruddy duck chromosome 8, BPBGC_Ojam_1.0, whole genome shotgun sequence genome encodes:
- the PDZK1IP1 gene encoding PDZK1-interacting protein 1, with the translated sequence MPALELVALGLLLALEPASCQEARGKLQPWSQGVIAVVVFLVLVAIVFVVNRFWCNKKKRDNVESGVTTGGKEEAVTSNGHEGRYMNTANDFRSKESKHAYENTLELEERVVTTAM